One Prodigiosinella aquatilis DNA window includes the following coding sequences:
- the ppsA gene encoding phosphoenolpyruvate synthase: MSNNGPDMRNVLWYNQLGMHDVEQVGGKNASLGEMITNLSELGVAVPNGFATTAQAFNDFLNQSGINQRIYELLDGTDVDDISQLAKAGAQIRQWIIDTPFQSELERAICEAYQQLSEGEDEASFAVRSSATAEDMPDASFAGQQETFLNVQGIDAVMTAVKHVFASLFNDRAISYRVHQGYDHRGVALSAGVQRMVRSDLAASGVMFTIDTESGFDQVVFITAAWGLGEMVVQGAVNPDEFYVHKPTLLKGKPAIVRRTMGSKKIRMVYASSQEHGKQVRIEDVPEQLSGRFCLSDEEVQALAHQALLIEKHYGRPMDIEWAKDGHNGKLYIVQARPETVRSNGQVMERYNMPEGGDILVEGRAIGHRIGAGEVKIVHDISEMHRINAGDVLVTDMTDPDWEPIMKKAAAIVTNRGGRTCHAAIIARELGIPAVVGCGDATERLHNGQKVTVSCAEGDTGYVYKDVLDFTVKSSQVDEMPTLPLKIMMNVGNPDRAFDFACLPNEGVGLARLEFIINRMIGVHPRALLEFDQQTPELQREIKALMQGYNDPVEFYIERLKEGIATLAAAFWPKRVIVRLSDFKSNEYANLLGGERYEPEEENPMLGFRGAGRYVSPDFKACFALECEAVKRVRNLMGLTNVEVMIPFVRTVAQAKAVVEGLAHQGLRRGEDGLKIIMMCEIPSNALLAEDFLQYFDGFSIGSNDMTQLALGLDRDSGVVSELFDERNDAVKALLSMAIKAAKKQGKYVGICGQGPSDHEDFAAWLMEQGIDSLSLNPDTVVQTWLNLAENL; the protein is encoded by the coding sequence ATGTCCAATAACGGCCCTGATATGCGTAATGTCCTCTGGTATAACCAACTTGGTATGCACGATGTTGAGCAGGTGGGAGGCAAAAATGCTTCTCTGGGTGAAATGATTACCAACCTGTCTGAACTGGGCGTTGCTGTCCCCAATGGTTTCGCGACTACCGCCCAGGCGTTTAATGATTTTCTTAATCAAAGTGGGATTAACCAGCGTATTTATGAATTGCTGGATGGCACAGATGTGGATGACATTAGCCAACTGGCGAAAGCTGGGGCACAAATTCGTCAGTGGATTATTGATACGCCATTTCAGTCCGAGTTGGAACGGGCGATCTGTGAGGCTTATCAGCAACTGTCTGAGGGAGAAGACGAAGCGTCCTTCGCCGTGCGTTCTTCAGCAACCGCAGAAGATATGCCGGATGCCTCTTTTGCCGGTCAGCAGGAAACTTTCCTTAATGTGCAAGGAATTGATGCGGTCATGACGGCGGTGAAACATGTATTCGCTTCCTTGTTCAACGATCGTGCCATTTCTTACCGTGTACACCAGGGATATGACCATCGTGGTGTGGCATTATCTGCGGGCGTTCAACGCATGGTCCGCTCTGATCTGGCGGCATCCGGCGTGATGTTCACCATTGATACGGAATCCGGTTTTGACCAGGTCGTATTCATTACCGCTGCCTGGGGTCTGGGGGAGATGGTGGTGCAGGGGGCGGTTAATCCTGATGAATTTTACGTTCATAAACCCACTTTGCTGAAGGGTAAACCAGCTATTGTACGTCGCACGATGGGCTCGAAAAAAATCCGCATGGTTTACGCTTCCAGCCAGGAACATGGTAAACAAGTCCGTATTGAAGATGTGCCAGAACAGCTCTCAGGGCGTTTCTGCCTGAGTGATGAAGAGGTTCAGGCACTGGCACACCAGGCATTGCTGATTGAGAAACATTATGGCCGCCCGATGGATATCGAATGGGCGAAAGATGGTCATAACGGTAAGCTGTATATCGTTCAGGCCCGTCCGGAGACCGTGCGTTCAAACGGGCAGGTGATGGAGCGTTACAATATGCCAGAAGGTGGTGACATTCTGGTAGAAGGCCGAGCGATTGGTCACCGTATTGGCGCCGGTGAGGTCAAGATTGTCCACGATATCAGTGAAATGCACCGTATCAATGCCGGTGATGTCCTGGTGACGGATATGACCGACCCGGATTGGGAGCCGATCATGAAGAAAGCGGCTGCCATTGTCACCAATCGTGGTGGACGTACCTGCCATGCGGCGATTATTGCTCGCGAGTTGGGTATTCCGGCCGTGGTGGGATGTGGCGACGCCACTGAACGTTTGCATAATGGACAAAAAGTCACGGTGTCTTGTGCGGAAGGTGATACTGGCTATGTTTACAAGGACGTGCTGGATTTCACGGTGAAAAGTTCTCAAGTGGATGAAATGCCCACGTTGCCTTTGAAAATCATGATGAACGTGGGTAACCCGGATCGGGCTTTTGACTTTGCCTGCTTGCCGAATGAAGGTGTTGGTCTGGCTCGTCTGGAATTTATCATCAATCGCATGATCGGTGTTCATCCTCGCGCGTTACTGGAATTTGACCAACAGACTCCTGAATTACAACGTGAAATCAAAGCGTTGATGCAGGGTTATAATGATCCTGTTGAGTTCTATATCGAACGTTTGAAAGAGGGCATTGCTACGTTGGCAGCGGCTTTCTGGCCAAAACGTGTCATCGTGCGTCTATCCGACTTTAAATCTAATGAATATGCCAATCTGCTTGGTGGTGAGCGTTATGAGCCGGAAGAAGAAAACCCAATGCTGGGTTTCCGTGGTGCCGGGCGTTATGTATCCCCTGATTTCAAAGCGTGCTTTGCGCTGGAATGCGAAGCCGTCAAGCGAGTACGCAATCTGATGGGGTTAACCAACGTTGAAGTGATGATCCCGTTTGTTCGGACTGTCGCTCAAGCTAAGGCTGTGGTTGAGGGCTTGGCGCATCAGGGTCTGCGCCGTGGTGAGGATGGGTTAAAGATTATCATGATGTGCGAGATCCCCTCCAATGCACTGCTGGCAGAGGATTTCTTGCAGTATTTTGATGGGTTCTCTATTGGTTCCAATGATATGACCCAGCTCGCTCTTGGCTTGGATCGTGATTCTGGCGTGGTGTCCGAGCTATTTGATGAACGTAATGACGCAGTAAAAGCCTTGTTGTCGATGGCTATTAAAGCGGCAAAAAAACAGGGTAAATACGTAGGGATCTGTGGTCAGGGACCCTCTGATCATGAAGATTTTGCTGCCTGGTTAATGGAACAAGGTATCGACAGTTTGTCTCTGAACCCGGATACGGTGGTGCAAACCTGGTTAAATCTGGCTGAAAATCTCTAG
- a CDS encoding pyruvate, water dikinase regulatory protein yields the protein MERSVFYISDGTAITAEAIGHAVLSQFPINAVSYTLPFVESETRASAVCEQINAIYHQSGIRPLVFYSIVTPTVRDIIVNSEGFCQDIVQALVAPLQQELNIAPMPIANRTHGLTASNLNKYDARIAAIDYTLAHDDGISLRNLDQAQVILLGVSRCGKTPTSLYLAMQFGIRAANYPFIDDDMDNLRLPEALKPYQQKLFGLTIDAERLSAIREERRGNSRYASLRQCRIELSEVEALFRQHQIKYINTTNYSVEEISAKIIDILGMSRRMY from the coding sequence GTGGAAAGAAGTGTGTTTTATATATCAGATGGCACGGCAATCACTGCCGAAGCGATTGGTCATGCCGTACTCTCACAATTTCCGATCAACGCGGTTAGTTATACCTTGCCTTTTGTTGAAAGCGAAACACGTGCCAGCGCAGTCTGTGAACAGATTAATGCCATCTATCATCAAAGCGGTATCCGTCCATTGGTATTCTACTCCATAGTGACACCCACAGTACGGGATATTATTGTCAACAGTGAAGGGTTTTGTCAGGACATTGTGCAGGCTCTGGTGGCGCCACTGCAACAGGAGCTGAATATCGCTCCAATGCCGATCGCCAATCGGACTCACGGCCTGACAGCCAGTAATCTAAATAAATATGACGCCCGCATCGCGGCAATTGACTATACGTTGGCCCATGACGATGGCATCTCTTTACGTAATCTTGATCAAGCCCAAGTCATTTTGTTGGGTGTTTCGCGCTGCGGCAAAACGCCTACCAGCCTTTATTTGGCTATGCAGTTTGGAATCCGTGCCGCTAATTATCCATTCATTGATGACGATATGGACAACCTGCGCCTGCCGGAAGCTCTAAAACCCTATCAGCAAAAACTGTTTGGCCTGACTATTGATGCCGAGAGACTGTCCGCTATTCGCGAAGAGCGGCGAGGTAACAGCCGTTATGCTTCGTTGCGGCAATGCCGGATAGAGCTGAGTGAAGTAGAAGCATTGTTCCGCCAGCATCAGATCAAATACATCAATACCACTAATTATTCGGTGGAGGAAATTTCCGCCAAGATCATTGATATTTTAGGTATGAGTCGCCGCATGTACTAG
- a CDS encoding 3-deoxy-7-phosphoheptulonate synthase: protein MQQTDELRSARITSLVTPDTLITKLPVTPAVTEIVTTSRLKIENILTGQDRRLLVVIGPCSIHHPESALDYAQRLAELRGRYQDRLEIVMRTYFEKPRTVVGWKGLISDPDLNGTFRVNEGLALARQLLLNINALGLPTATEFLDIVTGQYIADLISWGAIGARTTESQIHREMASALSCPVGFKNGTDGNTRIAIDAIRAARASHMFLSPDKQGKMTVYQTTGNPFGHIIMRGGKTPNYHAKDIAITCADLCEYSLPEYLVVDFSHGNCQKQYHRQLDVAQDICQQIRQGSQAIVGVMIESFLVEGNQPSRNPKTLTYGQSITDPCLGWKDSELILSQLAEAVDVRF from the coding sequence ATGCAACAAACAGATGAGCTGCGTAGTGCGCGCATCACTAGCCTGGTTACACCCGATACATTGATAACCAAGCTACCGGTAACGCCTGCGGTGACAGAAATAGTGACTACGTCACGCTTAAAAATAGAAAATATTCTTACTGGTCAGGATCGCCGATTACTGGTCGTCATCGGTCCCTGTTCTATCCATCATCCTGAAAGTGCCCTCGATTACGCCCAACGATTGGCTGAACTACGCGGTCGTTATCAAGACCGACTGGAAATCGTCATGCGCACTTACTTTGAAAAACCGCGCACCGTGGTGGGCTGGAAAGGGTTAATTTCCGATCCGGATCTCAATGGCACCTTTAGAGTCAATGAAGGGTTGGCGCTGGCCCGTCAACTTTTACTGAACATCAATGCGCTAGGCCTACCTACCGCTACCGAATTTCTGGACATTGTCACCGGCCAGTACATTGCCGACCTGATCAGTTGGGGTGCCATCGGTGCCCGTACCACCGAGAGTCAGATCCATCGTGAAATGGCGTCGGCGCTGTCCTGTCCCGTAGGGTTCAAAAACGGCACTGACGGTAACACGCGCATCGCGATTGATGCTATCCGTGCAGCCCGCGCATCACATATGTTTTTATCTCCAGACAAACAGGGAAAGATGACCGTCTATCAAACTACTGGCAACCCTTTTGGGCACATCATCATGCGTGGAGGCAAAACCCCCAACTACCATGCCAAAGACATTGCCATCACCTGTGCTGATTTATGTGAATATTCCCTGCCCGAGTATCTGGTTGTCGATTTCAGTCATGGAAATTGTCAGAAACAATATCACCGCCAGTTGGATGTTGCCCAGGATATCTGCCAACAAATCCGCCAAGGCTCACAGGCCATTGTCGGCGTAATGATAGAAAGCTTTTTGGTTGAAGGTAATCAGCCCTCACGTAATCCGAAGACACTGACTTACGGTCAATCGATTACCGATCCTTGTCTCGGCTGGAAAGACAGTGAACTGATATTATCGCAATTAGCCGAGGCGGTGGACGTCCGCTTTTGA
- the rmf gene encoding ribosome modulation factor, producing MKRQKRDRLERAHSRGYQAGISGRPRELCPYQSINARSHWLGGWRQAMEDKVVTA from the coding sequence ATGAAGAGACAGAAACGAGATCGCCTGGAAAGGGCTCATTCACGAGGGTATCAAGCAGGTATTTCTGGTCGACCAAGGGAGTTATGCCCTTATCAATCGATCAATGCCCGGTCTCACTGGTTGGGAGGTTGGCGACAGGCCATGGAGGATAAGGTAGTGACTGCCTAG